A single Anabas testudineus chromosome 10, fAnaTes1.2, whole genome shotgun sequence DNA region contains:
- the LOC113160007 gene encoding CD209 antigen-like isoform X2, with protein MDSMEIEDDIYKNNVQRQKPHSRCATLCLGLLCAVLLAGNIGQIIYYEIITHCGSTDPTQADYIKTESQEKDHLQDDNATLTTEKGRLQSNYESLSAERNQLEARLSNVTEEKHKLQQSYNSLATEKDEFEAKFNNLTNKRDQLRVSYDTLKQETDQLQMSFNDIQRKNNNLTASKDELQTKYRNLQEENDALETRLTTVIANRDQLQSNYSSLKGDKNELQRNYNALIEGKNNLQSNYDSLTANRRELEARVSSLTEMYNSLTTERDGFEASLKSHKNESDQLKASYNVLKQESDQLQASYNNLQGTLVEVQTKYNNLTVSKDQLQTKYSNLEREKEVLQTSFSMLITNRAQLQSNYSLLKRGKDEMQSSFNKLIDGKNQLQRDFNSLWKEKSQLQARYNDLWREKSWLQSNYSTLVTGRDHLQKRVNKLTAKVKAIPCEKGWIKFDISCYFVSTMKKNWTDSRAACKAAGADLIVIDSREEQEYINGMLKSGQNVWIGLTDSLKEGTWRWVDGSPVTTAFWQPGQPNSYNGNQDCAEMIQKSGSRSVGDWNDDGCFAVQNWICEQ; from the exons ATGGATTCAATGGAAATTGAAGATGACATATATAAAA ACAATGTTCAGAGACAAAAGCCACACTCCAGGTGTGCAACTCTGTGTCTCGGTTTACTGTGTGCTGTCCTGCTGGCTGGAAATATTGGACAgatcatctact ATGAGATCATCACCCATTGCGGGTCCACAGACCCAACACAGGCCGATTACATCAAAACCGAGTCTCAAGAGAAGGACCATCTCCAAGATGATAACGCCACCCTGACTACAGAGAAAGGCCGACTGCAGAGCAATTATGAGTCTTTGAGTGCAGAAAGAAACCAGTTAGAGGCCAGACTGAGCAACGtgactgaagaaaaacacaagttgcAGCAAAGTTACAATTCTTTAGCTACAGAAAAAGATGAATTTGAGGCCAAATTCAACAATCTGACAAACAAAAGAGACCAGTTACGAGTGAGTTACGACACCTTAAAACAAGAGACCGATCAATTACAGATGAGCTTTAACGAcatacagaggaaaaacaataaTCTGACAGCAAGTAAAGACGAGTTACAGACTAAATACAGAAACCTGCAAGAAGAGAATGATGCGTTAGAGACTCGTTTGACCACAGTGATAGCAAACAGAGATCAGTTACAGAGCAATTACTCTTCACTGAAGGGGGACAAGAACGAGTTGCAAAGAAACTACAATGCACTGATTGAAGGTAAAAATAACCTGCAGAGCAATTATGATTCTTTAACTGCAAATAGAAGAGAGCTAGAGGCCAGAGTGAGTAGCCTGACTGAAATGTACAACTCTCTGACTACCGAAAGAGATGGTTTTGAGGCCAGTTTGAAGAGTCACAAAAATGAGAGCGACCAGTTAAAGGCTAGTTACAATGTCTTGAAACAAGAGAGTGACCAATTACAGGCAAGCTATAACAACCTGCAGGGGACTCTTGTGGAGGTACAGACTAAATACAATAATCTGACAGTGAGTAAAGATCAGctacaaacaaaatacagtaacctggaaagagaaaaagaagtgcTACAGACCAGTTTTAGTATGCTGATAACAAATAGAGCTCAATTACAGAGCAACTACTCTTTACTAAAGAGGGGCAAGGATGAGATGCAAAGCAGCTTCAATAAACTGATTGATGGTAAAAATCAGCTTCAGAGAGACTTCAATTCACTGTGGAAGGAGAAAAGTCAGCTGCAAGCCAGATATAATGATCTGTGGAGGGAAAAGTCGTGGTTACAGAGCAATTACAGCACTTTGGTTACAGGTAGAGATCATTTACAGAAGAGGGTCAACAAGCTGACAGCTAAAGTTAAAG CCATCCCGTGTGAGAAAGGTTGGATAAAGTTTGATATCAGCTGTTATTTTGTTTCAACCATGAAGAAAAACTGGACAGACAGCCGAGCAGCCTGCAAAGCTGCAGGGGCAGATCTGATCGTCATCGACAGCAGGGAAGAACAG GAATATATCAATGGGATGTTGAAATCTGGCCAAAATGTCTGGATCGGTCTAACTGACAGTCTCAAAGAGGGGACTTGGAGGTGGGTGGATGGGAGCCCAGTCACCACAGC GTTTTGGCAGCCTGGGCAGCCCAACAGCTACAATGGGAATCAGGACTGTGCAGAAATGATACAGAAATCTGGATCTCGCTCAGTGGGTGATTGGAATGACGACGGCTGTTTTGCAGTACAGAACTGGATCTGCGAGCAATGA
- the LOC113160007 gene encoding CD209 antigen-like isoform X1 encodes MDSMEIEDDIYKSKNLSMRKLITQDNVQRQKPHSRCATLCLGLLCAVLLAGNIGQIIYYEIITHCGSTDPTQADYIKTESQEKDHLQDDNATLTTEKGRLQSNYESLSAERNQLEARLSNVTEEKHKLQQSYNSLATEKDEFEAKFNNLTNKRDQLRVSYDTLKQETDQLQMSFNDIQRKNNNLTASKDELQTKYRNLQEENDALETRLTTVIANRDQLQSNYSSLKGDKNELQRNYNALIEGKNNLQSNYDSLTANRRELEARVSSLTEMYNSLTTERDGFEASLKSHKNESDQLKASYNVLKQESDQLQASYNNLQGTLVEVQTKYNNLTVSKDQLQTKYSNLEREKEVLQTSFSMLITNRAQLQSNYSLLKRGKDEMQSSFNKLIDGKNQLQRDFNSLWKEKSQLQARYNDLWREKSWLQSNYSTLVTGRDHLQKRVNKLTAKVKAIPCEKGWIKFDISCYFVSTMKKNWTDSRAACKAAGADLIVIDSREEQEYINGMLKSGQNVWIGLTDSLKEGTWRWVDGSPVTTAFWQPGQPNSYNGNQDCAEMIQKSGSRSVGDWNDDGCFAVQNWICEQ; translated from the exons ATGGATTCAATGGAAATTGAAGATGACATATATAAAAGTAAGAACCTCTCAATGAGAAAACTCATTACACAAG ACAATGTTCAGAGACAAAAGCCACACTCCAGGTGTGCAACTCTGTGTCTCGGTTTACTGTGTGCTGTCCTGCTGGCTGGAAATATTGGACAgatcatctact ATGAGATCATCACCCATTGCGGGTCCACAGACCCAACACAGGCCGATTACATCAAAACCGAGTCTCAAGAGAAGGACCATCTCCAAGATGATAACGCCACCCTGACTACAGAGAAAGGCCGACTGCAGAGCAATTATGAGTCTTTGAGTGCAGAAAGAAACCAGTTAGAGGCCAGACTGAGCAACGtgactgaagaaaaacacaagttgcAGCAAAGTTACAATTCTTTAGCTACAGAAAAAGATGAATTTGAGGCCAAATTCAACAATCTGACAAACAAAAGAGACCAGTTACGAGTGAGTTACGACACCTTAAAACAAGAGACCGATCAATTACAGATGAGCTTTAACGAcatacagaggaaaaacaataaTCTGACAGCAAGTAAAGACGAGTTACAGACTAAATACAGAAACCTGCAAGAAGAGAATGATGCGTTAGAGACTCGTTTGACCACAGTGATAGCAAACAGAGATCAGTTACAGAGCAATTACTCTTCACTGAAGGGGGACAAGAACGAGTTGCAAAGAAACTACAATGCACTGATTGAAGGTAAAAATAACCTGCAGAGCAATTATGATTCTTTAACTGCAAATAGAAGAGAGCTAGAGGCCAGAGTGAGTAGCCTGACTGAAATGTACAACTCTCTGACTACCGAAAGAGATGGTTTTGAGGCCAGTTTGAAGAGTCACAAAAATGAGAGCGACCAGTTAAAGGCTAGTTACAATGTCTTGAAACAAGAGAGTGACCAATTACAGGCAAGCTATAACAACCTGCAGGGGACTCTTGTGGAGGTACAGACTAAATACAATAATCTGACAGTGAGTAAAGATCAGctacaaacaaaatacagtaacctggaaagagaaaaagaagtgcTACAGACCAGTTTTAGTATGCTGATAACAAATAGAGCTCAATTACAGAGCAACTACTCTTTACTAAAGAGGGGCAAGGATGAGATGCAAAGCAGCTTCAATAAACTGATTGATGGTAAAAATCAGCTTCAGAGAGACTTCAATTCACTGTGGAAGGAGAAAAGTCAGCTGCAAGCCAGATATAATGATCTGTGGAGGGAAAAGTCGTGGTTACAGAGCAATTACAGCACTTTGGTTACAGGTAGAGATCATTTACAGAAGAGGGTCAACAAGCTGACAGCTAAAGTTAAAG CCATCCCGTGTGAGAAAGGTTGGATAAAGTTTGATATCAGCTGTTATTTTGTTTCAACCATGAAGAAAAACTGGACAGACAGCCGAGCAGCCTGCAAAGCTGCAGGGGCAGATCTGATCGTCATCGACAGCAGGGAAGAACAG GAATATATCAATGGGATGTTGAAATCTGGCCAAAATGTCTGGATCGGTCTAACTGACAGTCTCAAAGAGGGGACTTGGAGGTGGGTGGATGGGAGCCCAGTCACCACAGC GTTTTGGCAGCCTGGGCAGCCCAACAGCTACAATGGGAATCAGGACTGTGCAGAAATGATACAGAAATCTGGATCTCGCTCAGTGGGTGATTGGAATGACGACGGCTGTTTTGCAGTACAGAACTGGATCTGCGAGCAATGA